A stretch of the Lolium perenne isolate Kyuss_39 chromosome 3, Kyuss_2.0, whole genome shotgun sequence genome encodes the following:
- the LOC127327095 gene encoding serine/threonine-protein phosphatase PP1 — MMMTRASIGAMDGAALDEVVRRLVEGGRGGRQVQLSEAEIRQLCVEAKRVFLSQPNLMRIHAPAKICGDIHGQFVDLLRLFELGGYPPTSTYLFLGDYVDRGKQSLETICLLLAYKVKYPDKVFLLRGNHEDAKINRVYGFYDECKRRFNVRLWKIFCDCFNCLPMAALIDDKIFCMHGGLSPELNSLDQINDIERPMEIPDYGLLCDLLWSDPSSDIPGWGESDRGVSCTFGADKVVEFLEKNDLDLICRAHQVVEDGYEFFAERRLVTIFSAPNYCGEFDNAGALLSIDESLMCSFQILKPKETGAPHSRKPIAKAPRAEDS, encoded by the exons ATGATGATGACGCGGGCCTCGATCGGGGCGATGGATGGGGCCGCGTTGGACGAGGTGGTGCGGCGCCTCGTCGAAGGAGGCCGCGGCGGCCGCCAGGTGCAGCTGTCGGAGGCGGAGATCCGCCAGCTCTGCGTCGAGGCCAAGAGGGTCTTCCTCTCGCAGCCAAACCTCATGCGCATCCACGCCCCCGCCAAGATCTGCG GTGATATCCATGGTCAGTTTGTTGATCTTCTAAGACTATTCGAATTGGGTGGCTATCCTCCAACTTCGACTTATCTTTTCCTTGGAGACTACGTGGACAGAGGCAAACAAAGCTTGGAAACTATATGTCTGCTTCTGGCGTATAAAGTGAAGTACCCTGATAAGGTTTTCCTGTTAAGGGGAAACCACGAAGATGCAAAAAtaaacagagtttatggtttctaTGATGAATGCAAGAGGAGATTCAATGTCCGGCTGTGGAAGATATTCTGTGATTGCTTCAACTGCTTGCCTATGGCAGCGCTTATTGATGACAAGATATTCTGCATGCATGGTGGCCTCTCACCGGAATTGAATAGCTTGGACCAAATAAATGATATCGAGAGGCCTATGGAAATTCCTGACTACGGTCTTCTGTGTGATTTGCTCTGGTCCGATCCTAGTTCGGACATACCAGGATGGGGGGAGAGTGATAGAGGTGTTTCTTGTACTTTCGGTGCAGATAAGGTTGTAGAGTTTTTGGAGAAGAATGATCTTGACCTGATTTGTCGGGCTCATCAG GTGGTGGAGGATGGCTATGAGTTCTTTGCAGAAAGGAGATTAGTCACGATCTTTTCAGCTCCAAACTACTGCGGGGAGTTTGATAACGCAGGTGCTCTGTTGAGCATAGATGAAAGCTTAATGTGTTCTTTCCAGATCCTGAAGCCAAAAGAAACAGGTGCACCACATTCAAGAAAACCAATTGCAAAG GCACCGAGAGCGGAGGATTCTTAA